A region from the Phycisphaerales bacterium genome encodes:
- a CDS encoding ABC transporter permease subunit — translation MIARVHAIASRECGSFFRLPAGWIVLALFALLCGTLFTLQTLVPGYPATMRGFFTLSGWLLIPVVPAISMRLFSEEYRSGTFEALATSPVGDLSLVLGKFLGAFLFLLIMGLPSVVLSLVLFKASDPKPEIGPILTGYLSLVLLGSFYLAIGLFISSLTANQTLAFLATLFVLIAFLAGPAVAIHNGPAWVRPIADLLSLDIRTRDFAKGVVDTRHLIFFVSSIALLITLAFASVHSRRWRG, via the coding sequence ATGATCGCCCGCGTCCACGCCATCGCCTCGCGAGAGTGCGGCTCGTTCTTCAGGCTCCCCGCCGGGTGGATCGTTCTCGCCCTCTTCGCGCTGCTCTGCGGCACGCTCTTCACGCTGCAGACGCTCGTGCCGGGATATCCCGCGACGATGCGCGGCTTCTTCACGCTCTCCGGGTGGCTCCTTATCCCCGTCGTCCCCGCGATCTCCATGCGACTCTTCAGCGAGGAGTATCGCAGCGGCACGTTCGAGGCCCTCGCCACCTCGCCCGTCGGCGACCTCTCCCTCGTCCTGGGCAAGTTCCTGGGCGCGTTCCTCTTCCTGCTCATCATGGGCCTGCCCAGCGTCGTGCTCTCGCTCGTGCTCTTCAAGGCCAGCGACCCCAAGCCCGAGATCGGACCGATTCTCACGGGTTATCTCAGCCTTGTCCTCCTCGGCTCGTTCTACCTCGCGATTGGGCTCTTCATCTCGTCCCTCACCGCGAACCAGACGCTCGCCTTCCTCGCGACGCTCTTCGTGCTCATCGCGTTCCTCGCGGGGCCCGCGGTCGCCATACACAACGGGCCCGCCTGGGTCCGCCCGATCGCCGACCTGCTCTCGCTCGACATCCGCACGCGTGACTTTGCCAAGGGCGTCGTGGACACGCGTCACCTTATCTTCTTCGTCTCCTCGATCGCCCTCCTGATCACGCTCGCCTTCGCCTCCGTCCACTCCAGGAGATGGCGCGGATGA
- a CDS encoding response regulator, with protein sequence MDGDSLTGKPRDYEPRKDAVAWSVLMLDAIGEGVCLVNVHGTVLWANEPIRVWGSALLAEVARICRESGPALIGDTKPAREVVRHSAMASVGGKHFEMELCPLGPTSVESFARDPDCPLQLGQPAIAVIVRDSTASRELKRQIDSIDQAGSELVNLDADSVRKLNAHERLKFIEEKIIRFARDLLHFDHFAIRLLDDKTGKLELVMGHGLPPEFDLFEIYPKLEGCGISGYVAVTGRSYICGDVSKDDLFLPGVSGAKSSLTVPLKLNDRVIGIMNVESLVDHAFTERDRQLAEMFARYIAMSMHMLDLLVIERSTTNQSVSGRVEGELEEPLRDIAALVEQLRAKAAGDPHASAALERIATDVVSIRERVQDCARGPTTLLGVEKALSTTDIDPIYRGKRILVADDEPKIRQILDHVLRHHGCIVTVCENGAKAIIEIDKSVEAGVRFDLVLSDIRMPDRNGYEVFSSVKREMESTPVILMTGFGYDPHHSIVRASQEGLQAVLFKPFPVERLLDEARKALQA encoded by the coding sequence ATGGACGGCGATTCGTTGACGGGCAAACCCAGGGACTACGAGCCGCGCAAGGACGCGGTCGCGTGGTCCGTTCTCATGCTCGACGCGATCGGCGAGGGTGTCTGCCTCGTGAATGTCCACGGCACGGTCCTGTGGGCGAATGAACCGATTCGAGTGTGGGGCTCGGCCTTGCTCGCCGAAGTCGCGAGAATCTGTCGCGAGAGCGGGCCCGCGTTGATCGGCGACACCAAGCCCGCACGCGAGGTCGTCCGGCATTCGGCGATGGCCTCGGTCGGCGGGAAGCACTTCGAGATGGAGTTGTGCCCGCTCGGGCCCACGAGCGTGGAGTCCTTCGCGCGCGATCCCGATTGTCCGCTTCAACTCGGACAGCCGGCGATCGCCGTCATCGTCCGCGATTCGACGGCGTCGCGCGAACTGAAGCGCCAGATCGACTCGATCGACCAGGCGGGGAGCGAACTAGTCAACCTCGACGCGGACTCGGTGCGGAAACTCAACGCCCATGAGCGGCTGAAGTTCATCGAGGAGAAGATCATCCGCTTCGCGCGAGATCTCCTGCACTTCGATCACTTCGCGATTCGTCTGCTCGATGACAAGACCGGGAAACTCGAACTGGTCATGGGGCACGGGCTGCCCCCCGAGTTCGATCTCTTCGAGATCTACCCGAAACTCGAGGGGTGCGGGATCAGCGGCTATGTCGCCGTCACCGGACGGAGTTACATCTGCGGCGACGTCTCGAAGGACGATCTCTTCCTGCCCGGCGTGTCGGGGGCGAAGTCGTCGCTGACGGTGCCCCTCAAGTTGAATGATCGCGTGATCGGGATCATGAACGTCGAGAGCCTGGTGGACCACGCCTTCACCGAGCGTGACCGGCAGTTGGCGGAGATGTTCGCGCGATACATCGCGATGTCGATGCACATGCTCGATCTTCTCGTCATCGAGCGCAGCACGACCAACCAGAGCGTCTCGGGGCGCGTCGAGGGGGAACTGGAGGAGCCGCTGCGGGACATCGCGGCCCTGGTCGAGCAGCTTCGAGCCAAGGCCGCGGGCGATCCGCACGCCTCGGCGGCGCTCGAGCGCATCGCGACCGATGTCGTCTCGATCCGCGAGCGAGTGCAAGACTGTGCGCGTGGCCCGACGACGCTCCTGGGCGTCGAGAAGGCGCTGAGCACGACCGACATCGATCCGATCTATCGCGGCAAGCGCATTCTCGTCGCAGACGACGAGCCCAAGATCCGCCAGATCCTCGATCACGTCCTTCGCCATCATGGCTGTATCGTCACGGTTTGCGAGAACGGCGCGAAGGCGATCATCGAGATCGACAAGTCCGTCGAGGCGGGCGTGCGATTCGACCTGGTTCTCAGCGACATCCGCATGCCCGACCGCAACGGCTACGAGGTCTTCTCGTCGGTCAAACGCGAGATGGAATCGACCCCGGTCATTCTGATGACGGGATTCGGGTATGACCCGCACCACTCGATCGTGCGCGCCTCGCAGGAGGGGTTGCAGGCCGTGCTCTTTAAGCCGTTCCCCGTGGAGCGATTGCTCGACGAGGCGCGCAAGGCGCTCCAGGCCTAA
- a CDS encoding DUF444 family protein encodes MVNKIEQDHQRFRQIVRGKIRKDLRRFLSRGDLIGKEGGRYVSIPVHDIDIPTFRYGDNSGGVGMGEGEEGQSVGQGNKGQGGEQEGQHLLEVDVSIEELADILAEELSLPRIQPRGQHRITSIRDKYTGIRPVGPASLRHFKRTYREALKRQLTLGTYDPENPVIIPIKNDLRFRTWSEVKKPQSNAAIVYMMDVSGSMGDEQKELVRLEAFWIDTWLRRNYEGIESRYIVHDVRAAEVDRKTFFSVKEDGGTRISSALYCAKDLLKAHYDPTDWNVYLFHFSDGDNSSDADNRLCVQLLQQDLLPICNMFGYCQVASAYGSGSFLGVLNEAFPTGESDELGPRLVTAKVNSRDDILDSLRTFFKAGR; translated from the coding sequence ATGGTGAACAAGATCGAGCAAGACCATCAACGCTTCCGGCAGATCGTCCGGGGGAAGATCCGTAAGGACCTTCGGCGGTTCCTGTCGCGAGGCGATCTCATCGGCAAGGAGGGCGGGCGGTACGTCTCCATCCCCGTCCACGACATTGACATTCCCACGTTTCGGTATGGCGACAACTCCGGCGGCGTGGGCATGGGTGAGGGCGAAGAGGGCCAGAGCGTCGGCCAGGGGAACAAGGGCCAGGGCGGCGAGCAGGAGGGACAGCACCTGCTCGAGGTCGATGTCTCGATCGAGGAACTCGCGGACATCCTCGCGGAGGAGTTGAGCCTCCCTCGCATCCAGCCGCGCGGGCAGCATCGCATCACCTCGATCCGCGACAAGTACACGGGGATCCGACCGGTCGGGCCGGCGTCGCTGCGCCACTTCAAACGCACGTATCGCGAGGCGCTCAAGCGGCAACTCACGCTTGGGACGTACGACCCCGAGAACCCGGTGATCATCCCGATCAAAAACGACCTTCGCTTTCGCACGTGGAGCGAGGTGAAGAAGCCCCAGAGCAACGCCGCGATCGTGTACATGATGGACGTGTCGGGTTCGATGGGCGACGAGCAGAAGGAACTCGTGCGTCTGGAGGCGTTCTGGATCGACACGTGGCTTCGCCGAAACTATGAGGGGATCGAGAGCCGGTACATCGTGCACGATGTTCGGGCCGCCGAGGTTGATCGCAAGACGTTCTTCAGCGTGAAGGAGGACGGCGGGACTCGGATCTCGTCGGCGCTCTACTGCGCGAAAGACCTGCTCAAGGCCCACTATGACCCGACGGACTGGAACGTGTACCTCTTCCACTTCTCGGATGGCGACAACTCGTCCGATGCCGACAATCGCCTGTGCGTGCAGTTGCTCCAGCAGGATCTGCTCCCGATCTGCAACATGTTCGGGTATTGCCAAGTGGCGTCGGCGTATGGGAGCGGGAGTTTCCTGGGCGTCCTGAACGAGGCCTTCCCGACCGGCGAGTCCGATGAACTTGGTCCCCGCCTTGTGACGGCGAAGGTGAACTCGCGAGACGACATCCTCGACTCGCTGCGCACGTTCTTCAAGGCGGGTCGATAG
- a CDS encoding ABC transporter ATP-binding protein translates to MITVSRVHKKFGKIHAVRGITFELVPGQVAGLLGPNGAGKTSTIRMITGYSTPDSGQVSVGGYDALQQPLAARRCVGYLPEAAPLYPEMRTVDYLTYRARLYGMDRAMRASAVRRAIDRCWLGDVAVRRVGKLSKGYKQRVGLAAALLHEPPVLVLDEPTNGLDPSQIRETRELIKELSKERTMLVSSHILAEIERLCNRVIIMARGEVRADADPAALVAKARERASYVVQCRRSRPGDDDRMYKVWQNIPHIADIQPDTPDRAATVQGWSIWMLAAKPGAPDLREQIAQAALDAGVLIRELRHEVPTLEKIFLKLVEEAPEQARAVPA, encoded by the coding sequence ATGATCACCGTTTCACGTGTTCATAAAAAGTTCGGGAAGATCCATGCGGTTCGTGGCATTACGTTCGAACTCGTGCCCGGACAGGTTGCAGGTCTTCTTGGTCCCAATGGGGCCGGGAAGACGTCGACCATCCGCATGATCACGGGGTACTCCACCCCCGACAGCGGGCAGGTGAGCGTGGGAGGCTATGACGCCCTCCAGCAGCCCCTCGCGGCGCGACGCTGTGTCGGCTACCTCCCCGAGGCCGCCCCGCTCTATCCCGAGATGAGGACCGTGGACTACCTGACCTATCGAGCGCGGTTGTATGGCATGGATCGGGCGATGCGTGCCTCGGCCGTTCGTCGAGCCATCGACCGCTGCTGGTTGGGTGACGTCGCCGTTCGACGCGTTGGAAAACTGAGCAAGGGGTACAAGCAGCGAGTCGGCCTCGCGGCGGCCCTGCTGCACGAGCCGCCCGTGCTGGTCCTCGACGAGCCGACCAACGGGCTGGACCCGAGCCAGATCCGTGAGACACGCGAACTCATCAAGGAACTCTCGAAGGAGCGCACGATGCTCGTGAGTTCCCACATCCTCGCGGAGATCGAGCGGCTGTGCAATCGCGTCATCATCATGGCGCGGGGCGAGGTCCGCGCCGACGCAGACCCCGCCGCCCTCGTCGCCAAGGCGCGCGAGCGTGCGTCGTACGTCGTCCAGTGCCGGCGTTCACGCCCCGGCGACGACGATCGCATGTACAAGGTCTGGCAGAACATCCCGCACATCGCCGACATCCAGCCCGACACGCCCGACCGGGCCGCGACGGTGCAGGGGTGGTCGATCTGGATGCTCGCCGCCAAGCCCGGCGCGCCGGACCTTCGCGAGCAGATCGCCCAGGCGGCCCTCGACGCGGGCGTGCTCATCCGTGAACTGCGCCATGAGGTCCCCACGCTCGAGAAGATCTTCCTGAAACTCGTCGAGGAGGCCCCCGAGCAGGCCAGGGCGGTGCCGGCATGA